In Sporosarcina psychrophila, a genomic segment contains:
- a CDS encoding acyl-CoA dehydrogenase family protein produces the protein MTTDQLIYRGTSFLYSVSQPEAIFTPEDFTAEHHMIADTAKKFIEKEVRPHNEQIEGGDFTLVRSLLRKAGELGLLAHSIPEKYGGLGLDKITKGLVGEIIGAAGGYSVAHSNHTCIATLPITYFGSQWQKERYLPKLASGEFIGAYCLTEPSAGSDALAASTTALLNEEGTHYLLNGTKMFITNASFSDTFIVYAKVDGTKFTAFIVEKDFPGLSLGPEEQKMGIKGSSTTAVFFDNCEVPVQNLLGEIGKGHHIALNVLNLGRFNLGSACTGAAKYTFKLAIDYTNERQQFGKAIASFTATEEKVADMEIRIYAAESLQYRTASYLEDALGEVDGSSDMKLIADRMREYAVEAAICKVYGSETLDYVADESLQLHGGYGFIKEYKVEQVYRDSRINRIFEGTNEINRLLIPMALLQQVGKGLVPLPGLVGQAVAQLKQSIELENEILAREKEAIRSIRNVFLLSIGLVYEAFAARIADEQETILKLADIAIALYAAESAVLRTEKSIAKKGEEKSTLKVQLTEALIDDTLFEVEMIARKLIAGVTTGEKRKTALADVTNRFSNLASKGTIQTKRAIAKAFNESRQYIS, from the coding sequence TTGACTACTGATCAACTAATATATCGTGGTACGTCATTTTTATACAGCGTATCGCAGCCAGAAGCTATTTTCACCCCGGAAGATTTTACGGCTGAACACCATATGATTGCCGATACGGCGAAGAAATTCATTGAAAAAGAAGTGCGGCCTCACAATGAACAAATTGAGGGCGGGGACTTTACGCTTGTCAGGTCACTTCTTAGAAAAGCAGGAGAATTGGGTTTGCTTGCCCATAGTATTCCCGAGAAATACGGTGGACTTGGCCTCGATAAAATCACGAAAGGGCTTGTAGGGGAAATTATCGGAGCTGCAGGTGGTTATAGCGTTGCACATTCTAATCACACATGTATTGCAACGTTACCGATTACGTATTTCGGATCGCAGTGGCAAAAAGAAAGGTATTTGCCGAAGCTTGCATCTGGTGAATTTATCGGCGCCTATTGCCTTACAGAGCCTTCTGCCGGGTCGGATGCCTTAGCTGCATCTACTACAGCGCTATTAAATGAAGAGGGAACGCATTATTTGTTGAACGGAACGAAGATGTTCATTACAAATGCTTCGTTTTCCGATACCTTCATTGTCTATGCAAAAGTCGATGGTACCAAGTTTACGGCGTTCATCGTTGAAAAAGATTTTCCAGGCTTATCACTTGGGCCGGAAGAACAGAAGATGGGCATCAAGGGTTCGTCCACGACAGCCGTATTTTTCGACAACTGTGAAGTGCCTGTCCAGAACTTATTAGGTGAAATCGGCAAAGGACATCATATTGCATTGAACGTACTGAATCTTGGGCGCTTCAATCTTGGTTCTGCCTGCACAGGAGCCGCCAAATACACTTTCAAGTTAGCGATTGATTATACAAATGAACGTCAACAATTTGGCAAGGCGATTGCATCCTTTACAGCTACCGAAGAAAAAGTGGCAGATATGGAAATACGCATTTACGCAGCAGAGTCTCTTCAATACCGAACTGCTTCCTATCTTGAAGATGCACTTGGTGAAGTGGACGGGTCAAGTGACATGAAGCTTATTGCAGACAGAATGAGGGAGTATGCGGTTGAAGCCGCTATCTGCAAAGTATACGGTTCTGAAACGTTGGATTATGTTGCGGATGAATCACTTCAACTTCATGGCGGTTATGGATTTATAAAAGAGTATAAGGTTGAACAAGTGTATCGTGATTCGCGTATTAACCGAATTTTCGAAGGCACAAATGAAATTAACCGATTGCTCATTCCGATGGCTCTGTTGCAACAGGTGGGGAAAGGATTAGTCCCGTTACCAGGGCTTGTCGGGCAGGCCGTTGCGCAACTAAAGCAATCAATTGAGTTAGAGAATGAAATTCTAGCCCGTGAAAAAGAAGCAATCCGTTCAATCCGCAATGTATTTTTACTGTCCATAGGTCTTGTTTATGAAGCTTTTGCAGCTCGTATTGCGGATGAGCAAGAAACGATACTAAAATTGGCTGACATCGCAATTGCACTATACGCAGCTGAATCTGCTGTACTGCGAACTGAGAAATCAATTGCAAAAAAAGGTGAAGAAAAATCTACTCTTAAAGTGCAACTGACAGAAGCTTTGATTGACGATACGCTTTTCGAAGTTGAGATGATTGCTCGCAAATTGATTGCAGGTGTTACAACTGGAGAGAAGCGCAAGACAGCACTTGCTGATGTGACAAATCGATTTAGTAATCTAGCGAGTAAAGGCACAATCCAAACGAAAAGAGCCATTGCTAAAGCATTTAATGAATCACGGCAGTATATATCTTAA
- a CDS encoding 2-phosphosulfolactate phosphatase has protein sequence MMTVTRPKLHVILQKEAIMPELINKDKVAVVFDILLATTTIATLLHHGAKEVIPVMDGEEALKVAGSFEKSATIIAGESEGLTIEGFVDPLPTILKHVAKGKTIILSTTNGTVAIRHVENAKKVFAASLINGHAVARKIALEHVDDSIILICAGTMKQFSLEDFYGAGYFIDELLRQNESWELTDSAKAALYLYRGNKENAASILKTSLTGQMLMQVDLEEDILYSATRGIVEVVPEFEDGKMSVKGDKTIDY, from the coding sequence ATGATGACAGTAACTCGACCAAAGCTTCATGTCATTCTTCAAAAAGAAGCGATCATGCCAGAGTTGATTAATAAAGATAAAGTGGCAGTCGTGTTTGATATTTTACTTGCGACAACGACCATTGCCACACTTCTTCATCATGGAGCAAAGGAAGTTATCCCTGTAATGGACGGGGAGGAAGCCTTGAAAGTAGCGGGAAGTTTTGAGAAATCAGCGACAATTATAGCTGGAGAATCTGAAGGACTAACAATTGAAGGTTTTGTGGATCCGCTTCCCACGATACTTAAACATGTTGCAAAGGGAAAAACTATCATCCTTTCAACAACGAATGGCACCGTCGCTATTCGTCATGTCGAGAACGCAAAAAAGGTATTCGCCGCCTCATTGATAAATGGGCACGCTGTTGCACGAAAAATAGCACTAGAGCACGTGGACGATTCAATCATTTTAATTTGCGCTGGAACCATGAAGCAGTTTTCCCTAGAGGACTTTTACGGGGCAGGCTATTTCATAGATGAATTACTTCGACAAAATGAGTCGTGGGAACTGACGGATTCTGCGAAAGCAGCTCTGTATTTATATAGAGGGAATAAAGAGAACGCCGCTTCGATACTCAAAACATCTTTAACAGGCCAGATGCTTATGCAAGTGGATTTGGAGGAAGATATTCTCTATTCCGCTACTAGAGGAATAGTTGAGGTTGTACCCGAATTTGAGGACGGGAAAATGAGTGTGAAAGGGGATAAAACGATTGACTACTGA
- a CDS encoding quinone oxidoreductase family protein, with protein MKAIRFEQYGGPNVLELVDIDKPTIGDQEVLVEVKAIGVNYADIARREGKYVVPTPLPFMPGAEVAGVITEVGKDVKRYKSGMRVVSLIESAGYAEYVNLHEMALAPIPDGVDFVEAVALPLQGQTAYHILKTMGRLEKGETVLVHAAAGGVGAIAVQLAKIFGAGKIIATASSDEKLVHAKEMGADHVVNYTEEGWELKVRELTNGKGVDLALEMVGGDIFRKTLKCLAPFGRVVVFGAASGESSPLLAGELMRRNQSVIGFFLPQIMNNYDMYQASFKELLGFIESGDLALTIGGTYRLEEAADVHRLMQGRKTMGKLVLIP; from the coding sequence ATGAAAGCAATTCGATTTGAACAGTATGGAGGTCCGAACGTGTTGGAACTAGTCGATATCGATAAACCAACAATTGGCGATCAAGAAGTGCTGGTTGAAGTTAAGGCAATTGGTGTGAATTATGCGGATATCGCGCGTCGTGAAGGGAAATACGTTGTGCCGACTCCGCTGCCGTTTATGCCTGGTGCTGAAGTTGCAGGCGTTATTACTGAAGTAGGGAAAGACGTTAAACGTTATAAATCTGGTATGCGCGTCGTGTCTTTAATTGAATCGGCGGGTTATGCGGAGTATGTGAATCTTCATGAGATGGCACTTGCCCCTATTCCTGACGGCGTTGATTTTGTTGAGGCAGTCGCGCTACCCCTGCAAGGGCAAACGGCATACCATATTTTAAAGACAATGGGACGGCTTGAAAAAGGAGAAACCGTTCTCGTTCATGCAGCAGCAGGTGGGGTCGGTGCAATTGCAGTTCAACTTGCGAAAATATTTGGAGCAGGCAAGATTATTGCTACTGCAAGCAGTGATGAAAAATTGGTGCATGCAAAAGAAATGGGTGCCGATCATGTTGTTAACTATACAGAAGAAGGTTGGGAATTAAAGGTCCGTGAACTAACCAATGGTAAAGGCGTGGATCTAGCACTTGAAATGGTCGGTGGCGATATTTTCCGCAAGACGTTGAAATGCCTTGCACCATTCGGACGTGTGGTTGTATTTGGTGCGGCAAGCGGTGAATCCTCACCACTGCTGGCTGGAGAATTGATGCGCCGCAATCAATCTGTCATTGGATTTTTCCTGCCACAAATTATGAATAATTATGATATGTATCAAGCTAGTTTCAAGGAATTGCTTGGGTTTATTGAGAGCGGCGATTTAGCATTGACGATTGGCGGCACGTACAGACTGGAAGAAGCGGCGGATGTACATCGATTGATGCAGGGGAGAAAAACGATGGGGAAACTTGTTTTGATTCCTTAA